The Ahaetulla prasina isolate Xishuangbanna chromosome 4, ASM2864084v1, whole genome shotgun sequence genome has a window encoding:
- the LOC131197917 gene encoding vomeronasal type-2 receptor 26-like gives MLKKYQHTLALVFAVNEINGNSMILPNRTVGFHIYDSHFDAQLTYQNTLNLLFNQKPTILNYKCSKKIPAAVIGGTDSETSLHIATILGIYKIPQLYHFLSQVSFNNSAGDKVSFDKKGELLDGFDIINWVTFPNESFMKVKVGQMDPQAPSGRRFSIDEKKITWPAHFNQTIPLALCNDHCPPGSRKKRKEGEPFCCYDCNLCPSRKFSNERDMDECLDCPEEKYPNKERYMCIPKDLNFLSYNETLGITLTVLALSFAVTTVVVLGIFIKHRNTPIVKANNQNLTYLLLVSLFLCFLCSLLFIGQPQLLTCLFRQIAFGIIFSVAVSSVLAKTVTVVLAFMATKPGSKLRKWVGNRCSYSLILCCSCIQASICMLWLCTGPPFPNLDMHSLPEEIVVECNEGSGNMFYYILGYMGFLALISYIVAFFARKLPDSFNEAKFIAFSMLVFCSVWVTFVPTYLSTKGKYMVAVEIFSILASSIGILGSIFFPKCYIIVVRPELNTKDHLRTKR, from the exons ATGCTGAAAAAATACCAGCACACCCTAGCCTTGGTGTTTGCGGTGAATGAAATCAATGGAAACAGCATGATATTACCCAATCGGACTGTGGGATTTCATATCTATGATAGCCACTTTGATGCCCAGTTAACTTATCAGAACACGCTaaacttgctctttaatcagaaacCAACTATTCTCAACTACAAGTGCAGCAAGAAGATACCAGCAGCTGTCATTGGGGGTACTGACTCAGAAACTTCCCTCCACATAGCTACTATCTTAGGGATCTACAAGATTCCTCAG CTTTATCATTTCCTAAGTCAAGTCTCGTTTAACAACAGTGCCGGAGACAAGGTGTCTTTTGACAAGAAGGGTGAATTGCTAGATGGATTTGACATTATCAACTGGGTAACTTTCCCTAACGAATCCTTCATGAAAGTAAAAGTGGGACAAATGGATCCTCAAGCACCATCAGGCAGAAGGTTCTCCAtcgatgaaaaaaaaatcacatggccAGCCCATTTTAACCAG ACTATACCTCTTGCTCTCTGCAATGATCATTGCCCACCAGGttccagaaagaaaagaaaggaaggggagcctTTTTGTTGCTATGATTGTAATCTTTGTCCATCAAGAAAATTTTCAAATGAAAGAG ATATGGATGAATGCTTAGATTGTCCAGAAGAAAAATATCCAAACAAAGAAAGATATATGTGCATTCCCAAGGATCTAAATTTCTTGTCTTATAATGAAACTTTGGGCATCACTTTGACTGTTCTGGCTCTATCATTTGCTGTGACCACAGTGGTGGTACTTGGAATTTTCATAAAACATCGaaatactcccattgtcaaagctaaCAATCAGAATCTCACTTATCTTCTCCTTGTCTCCCTCTTCCTCTGCTTCCTCTGTTCCTTGCTGTTCATTGGTCAGCCTCAATTGCTGACCTGTCTTTTTCGTCAAATTGCTTTTGGGATCATCTTCTCAGTTGCTGTCTCTTCAGTTTTGGCCAAAACGGTCACAGTGGTTCTAGCTTTTATGGCTACTAAGCCAGGATCAAAATTGAGAAAATGGGTGGGGAACAGATGTTCATACTCTCTGATTCTCTGTTGTTCCTGCATTCAAGCAAGTATTTGCATGTTGTGGCTGTGCACTGGCCCTCCTTTCCCAAATTTGGACATGCATTCTCTTCCAGAAGAGATTGTAGTGGAATGCAATGAAGGATCAGGCAACATGTTCTATTATATTTTAGGATATATGGGATTTCTTGCTCTCATCAGCTACATTGTGGCTTTCTTTGCTCGAAAACTGCCAGATTCTTTTAATGAAGCTAAATTTATTGCTTTCAGCATGCTGGTGTTTTGTAGCGTATGGGTGACTTTTGTCCCAACTTATTTGAGCACCAAAGGAAAATACATGgtagctgtggagatcttctccatcttggcttccAGTATAGGAATATTGGGATCTATCTTTTTCCCTAAATGCTACATAATTGTAGTAAGACCAGAACTCAACACAAAGGACCATCTAAGAACAAAACGCTAA